The following proteins come from a genomic window of Vicinamibacterales bacterium:
- a CDS encoding sigma-70 family RNA polymerase sigma factor has protein sequence MDYQRLLIDHLDLVEQIVRTTGHRRHMSAAEQDDFGGFVRLRLIDNNYAVLRKFQNRSSLRTYLAAVVERLSLDYCVERWGRWRPSAVANRLGPVAVLLERLVTRHGKTLEEAIEIVRTNHRAPASEAELRAIWSQLPVRIKTTEVSEDAAAAVSANDSSETTIEDAERHQDIQRLERTLRSAFDAVSDQDRVLIALRFDQDLPMVEIARLMGSSVPTVHRRLERAVGLLRLALSQSGVDPREVSGLIGHATIALPPMLRAEVERFMGPVRLPNRDG, from the coding sequence GTGGATTATCAGCGGCTGCTCATCGACCACCTCGATCTCGTTGAGCAAATCGTGAGGACGACCGGCCATCGCCGCCATATGTCGGCGGCCGAACAGGACGACTTTGGCGGTTTCGTCCGCCTGCGCCTGATCGACAACAACTACGCGGTCCTTCGCAAGTTCCAGAATCGCAGTTCGTTACGGACCTACCTGGCCGCGGTCGTCGAGCGGCTGTCGCTGGATTATTGCGTGGAGCGCTGGGGCCGGTGGCGGCCCTCGGCGGTGGCCAACCGGCTGGGACCGGTGGCCGTGCTGCTCGAACGGTTGGTGACGCGCCATGGCAAAACCCTCGAGGAGGCGATCGAAATCGTCCGCACCAACCACAGGGCTCCGGCCTCGGAGGCGGAGCTGCGCGCCATCTGGAGTCAGCTCCCGGTCCGCATCAAGACCACGGAGGTGAGTGAGGATGCGGCTGCCGCCGTCAGCGCCAACGACAGCTCCGAGACGACGATTGAAGATGCAGAGCGACACCAAGACATCCAGCGACTCGAACGCACGTTGCGATCGGCCTTCGACGCCGTATCGGACCAGGATCGCGTGTTGATTGCACTGCGATTCGACCAGGATCTCCCAATGGTCGAGATAGCCAGACTGATGGGGAGCTCGGTCCCCACGGTGCATCGACGGCTGGAGCGGGCGGTCGGGCTGTTGCGGCTGGCACTCTCACAATCCGGCGTCGATCCGCGCGAAGTATCCGGCCTGATCGGCCACGCCACCATTGCCCTGCCACCGATGCTGCGGGCGGAGGTTGAGAGATTTATGGGACCTGTCCGTCTACCTAATCGAGATGGTTAA
- the sppA gene encoding signal peptide peptidase SppA: protein MKRAAGFVFGFLVVATLVSAAALLMLYFVVGQEPDVPARATLVLSPTGDLPEVLPEVVFGGDDLTVRGYIELIHKAKGDSRIAGILLRPGNLSSPFWAKIQEVRDALDDFRASGKYVHAWLEYAGDREYYLATAADRVYLLPSATLDLTGIASYEVFLRGAFDWIGTYPDFLHVGDYKSAVNTYLEKSFTPAHREMADSLNRSQYDQLVRGIADARKKSEADVRALIDQGPFLPVDALRLGLIDEVAYEDELDDINPDLRDAHLVKAEDYAQVSWSATGVTRRAKVAVINAVGVINSGQSGFDPVNGAVVGSDSLVKYIREARADRSIRAFVLRVDSPGGSSTASDVIWRELSISRENTRPLIVSMSDLAASGGYYIALAGDAIVAQPGTLTGSIGVYTGKFVTAGSLDKLGANIESISRGKHAEMYSPDRRFSPEERTKIQESMQSVYDQFVERTAAARHMPPEKVDEVAQGRVWTGEQARQLGLVDELGGLYTAIDLAKQRARIPADEEVELVVYPPRRSVYEVLAEELQSPIGRIQERSAADALVQLLGPRERKALSALLAPARLFRSGQVLAHMPYVFVR, encoded by the coding sequence GTGAAACGTGCTGCCGGGTTCGTCTTCGGATTCCTGGTCGTGGCCACCCTCGTCTCGGCCGCCGCCCTGCTGATGCTGTATTTCGTGGTTGGCCAGGAGCCCGATGTGCCCGCCCGCGCCACGCTCGTCCTGAGCCCCACCGGCGACCTGCCCGAGGTGCTGCCCGAGGTGGTGTTCGGCGGCGACGACCTGACCGTGCGCGGATACATCGAGCTCATCCACAAGGCCAAGGGCGATTCGCGCATTGCCGGCATCCTGCTGCGGCCGGGCAACCTCAGCTCGCCGTTCTGGGCGAAGATCCAGGAGGTGCGCGACGCCCTGGATGACTTCCGCGCCAGCGGGAAGTACGTCCACGCCTGGCTCGAGTACGCCGGCGACCGCGAATATTACCTGGCCACCGCCGCCGATCGGGTCTACCTCCTGCCGTCGGCCACGCTCGACCTCACCGGCATTGCGAGCTACGAGGTGTTTCTCCGCGGCGCCTTCGACTGGATCGGCACCTACCCCGACTTCCTGCACGTTGGCGACTACAAGAGCGCCGTCAACACCTACCTGGAAAAGTCGTTCACGCCCGCTCATCGCGAGATGGCCGATTCGCTCAATCGCAGCCAGTACGACCAGTTGGTGCGCGGCATTGCCGACGCGCGCAAGAAATCGGAAGCCGACGTCCGGGCGCTGATCGACCAGGGCCCGTTCCTGCCGGTGGACGCGCTGCGCCTGGGCTTGATCGACGAAGTCGCCTACGAGGACGAGCTCGACGACATCAACCCGGATCTGCGCGACGCCCACCTGGTGAAGGCCGAAGACTACGCCCAGGTGTCGTGGAGCGCGACCGGCGTGACGCGCCGCGCCAAGGTGGCGGTGATCAACGCGGTGGGCGTGATCAACTCCGGCCAGAGCGGCTTCGACCCGGTCAACGGCGCCGTGGTCGGCTCCGACTCGCTCGTGAAGTACATCCGCGAAGCGCGCGCCGACCGCTCGATCCGCGCCTTCGTGCTGCGCGTTGACAGCCCCGGCGGCTCGTCCACGGCCTCCGACGTGATCTGGCGCGAGTTGTCGATCTCGCGCGAGAACACGCGGCCGCTGATTGTCTCGATGTCGGACCTGGCCGCGTCGGGCGGCTACTACATCGCGCTGGCGGGCGACGCGATCGTGGCGCAGCCCGGCACGCTCACCGGATCGATCGGCGTCTACACCGGCAAGTTCGTGACCGCCGGCAGCCTCGACAAGCTCGGCGCCAACATCGAGTCGATCAGCCGCGGCAAGCACGCCGAGATGTACTCACCGGACCGCCGCTTCTCACCGGAGGAGCGCACCAAGATCCAGGAGTCGATGCAATCGGTCTACGACCAGTTCGTGGAGCGCACCGCGGCGGCGCGCCACATGCCGCCGGAAAAAGTGGATGAGGTCGCGCAGGGCCGCGTCTGGACGGGCGAGCAGGCCCGGCAGCTGGGCCTGGTGGATGAACTCGGCGGGCTCTACACCGCCATCGACCTGGCCAAGCAGCGCGCCAGGATTCCGGCTGACGAAGAAGTGGAGCTGGTGGTCTACCCGCCGCGCCGCAGCGTCTACGAGGTGCTGGCGGAGGAACTGCAGTCACCGATCGGGCGCATCCAGGAACGTTCCGCCGCCGACGCGCTGGTCCAGTTGCTGGGCCCGCGCGAGCGGAAGGCCTTGTCGGCGCTGCTGGCGCCGGCGCGGCTGTTCCGCTCGGGACAGGTGCTCGCGCACATGCCGTATGTGTTTGTCAGATAA
- a CDS encoding CHAT domain-containing protein, which produces MAAKIRESFGERDTPSRLHDLGRSQLLAGRYDDAAESLLAASREQPANARYLNDVAAVQLERARLGLRPDDLPRALASADRARRLDPSLNEAWFNRALAATALSLHDQARSAWVEYLARDSSSAWSAEARARLDQLSKPTAAAAWVSLERRLDGSIDAALADEAVRTQTTEARKLLDNTLLPDWTAAVQGGRSAAGELARIRSMADAFARVAGDSLYRDVVAAIDRAEARGPAAVTALAAAHATYATAAALYAEDRFAEAAPGLSASRSLLAGSGSPFADRPALDLATILYVGGKADDALATLSSTLASAQASGYAFHEARATWIQGLIAFGQGRLAEAQSRYEQTLASFERMGDAEQVATAHTLLAALHFYLGDRATEWHHRLRSLEGLGVSRSPRLRHAVLSTAAAALRFDNPDIALLIQDAVLENATNWGRKAAIAETLSQRGAVFLALGRLSEASTDLANARKTLLEVPDAQFRSRLEVALLASESDQLRGSDPEAAVAAATRAIALVSQRRDQLRLAQLNLKLATANLAWGRIPDAEAAIDRGLRAFEAERASLADEGRLSTLDESWRLFDVAVQLALKKKDYPRAFALTENARARTLVEARRNARPRTLTDVQRVVQPDEALVALSQFDDELAIWVIRHDGTTVVHRPVTRLDAVRLVARQRDEIRHEARNPDASADLFNQILRPIASQLKGVSRLIVVPDAPYEDAAFAAFWDRSRQRFLVEDVSVSMSPSASLFVSAAGLRQSAGNNDPLILGGPGSKAEAEARAVAGVYPARTLLTGADATRTRFLEQAAGRRVLHVAAGTATNATHPMLSRVLLADEPGRRYSGALMGLEIAQQAMPTTSVVVIDEVEPGENNRGEGTLALTRAFMAAGIPAVVGTLPGADEAAARELMVGFHRQMSTGISAERALATLQRNVLHSNGRRLGAWSALVLYGSDR; this is translated from the coding sequence ATGGCCGCCAAGATTCGCGAGTCGTTCGGCGAACGTGACACCCCGTCGCGGCTGCACGACCTGGGCCGGTCGCAACTGCTCGCCGGCCGCTACGACGACGCCGCCGAGTCGTTGCTGGCGGCGTCGCGCGAACAGCCGGCCAACGCGCGGTATCTCAACGACGTGGCCGCCGTGCAACTCGAACGCGCGCGCCTGGGCCTGCGTCCCGACGACCTGCCGCGCGCCCTCGCCTCCGCGGATCGGGCGCGCCGTCTCGATCCGTCGCTGAACGAGGCGTGGTTCAACCGCGCGCTGGCGGCGACGGCCCTGTCGTTGCACGATCAGGCCAGGAGCGCCTGGGTTGAATACCTCGCCCGCGACTCCTCCTCGGCATGGTCCGCGGAGGCCCGCGCGCGGCTGGACCAACTGTCGAAGCCCACGGCCGCGGCCGCCTGGGTGAGCCTGGAGCGGCGGCTGGATGGATCGATCGATGCCGCGCTCGCCGACGAGGCCGTGCGCACGCAGACCACCGAGGCGCGCAAGCTCCTCGACAACACCCTGCTGCCTGACTGGACCGCGGCCGTCCAGGGCGGGCGTAGCGCCGCTGGTGAACTGGCCCGCATCAGGAGCATGGCCGACGCCTTTGCCCGTGTCGCCGGGGATTCACTCTACCGTGACGTCGTCGCGGCGATCGATCGGGCCGAGGCGCGAGGCCCGGCGGCCGTCACCGCGCTGGCCGCCGCTCATGCCACCTACGCCACCGCCGCCGCGTTGTACGCGGAGGATCGCTTCGCGGAGGCCGCGCCTGGCTTGTCTGCATCCAGGTCGTTGCTCGCCGGTTCGGGGAGTCCGTTTGCCGACCGCCCGGCGCTCGACCTGGCGACCATCCTCTACGTGGGCGGCAAGGCCGACGACGCGCTCGCGACGCTGAGCAGCACGCTGGCGTCCGCGCAAGCCAGCGGCTACGCCTTCCACGAGGCGCGAGCGACGTGGATCCAGGGCCTGATTGCGTTTGGCCAAGGTCGATTGGCGGAGGCGCAGTCGCGGTACGAGCAGACGCTGGCGAGTTTCGAACGGATGGGCGATGCCGAGCAGGTGGCGACCGCGCACACGCTGTTGGCGGCACTGCACTTCTACCTGGGCGATCGGGCCACAGAGTGGCATCATCGGCTTCGATCGCTCGAGGGCCTCGGCGTCTCCAGGTCGCCACGGCTGCGGCATGCGGTCCTGAGTACGGCCGCCGCCGCGTTGCGATTCGACAACCCTGACATTGCCCTTCTCATCCAGGACGCCGTCCTCGAGAACGCCACCAATTGGGGCCGCAAGGCGGCGATTGCCGAGACGCTGTCACAGCGTGGTGCGGTATTCCTCGCACTCGGTCGCCTGTCTGAGGCCTCCACCGACCTCGCCAACGCCCGCAAGACGTTGCTCGAGGTGCCCGACGCACAATTCCGGAGCCGCCTCGAAGTTGCGCTGTTGGCTTCCGAGAGCGACCAGTTGCGCGGCAGTGACCCTGAAGCCGCCGTCGCCGCGGCGACGCGCGCGATCGCCCTGGTTAGCCAGCGTCGCGATCAACTCAGGCTGGCGCAACTCAATCTCAAGCTCGCGACTGCCAACCTCGCGTGGGGACGCATACCGGATGCCGAAGCCGCGATTGACCGTGGTCTTCGCGCGTTCGAAGCGGAGCGGGCATCGCTTGCAGACGAAGGCAGACTCTCGACGCTGGACGAATCGTGGCGTTTGTTCGACGTTGCGGTCCAGCTCGCGTTGAAGAAGAAGGACTATCCTCGAGCGTTTGCCCTGACCGAGAACGCACGCGCGCGGACGCTGGTCGAGGCCAGGCGGAACGCGCGGCCGCGCACGCTCACCGATGTGCAACGCGTCGTCCAGCCGGATGAAGCACTCGTGGCCCTGAGCCAGTTCGACGACGAGCTGGCCATCTGGGTCATCAGGCACGACGGCACCACCGTGGTGCATCGCCCCGTCACCAGACTCGATGCGGTCCGCCTCGTCGCCAGGCAGCGCGACGAGATTCGCCACGAGGCGCGCAATCCGGACGCCAGCGCGGACCTCTTCAACCAGATCCTGCGCCCGATCGCGTCCCAGTTGAAGGGCGTGTCGAGGCTGATCGTGGTGCCGGACGCCCCGTACGAAGATGCGGCCTTCGCGGCATTCTGGGATCGGTCCCGGCAGCGCTTTCTCGTGGAAGACGTCTCGGTGAGCATGTCACCCAGCGCCTCGCTGTTCGTGTCCGCCGCCGGACTGCGACAGTCCGCAGGCAACAACGACCCGCTGATTCTCGGCGGTCCCGGTTCCAAGGCGGAAGCCGAGGCCCGCGCGGTGGCCGGCGTCTATCCCGCCCGCACCTTGTTGACGGGTGCGGACGCCACCAGGACGCGGTTCCTGGAGCAGGCCGCCGGCCGGCGCGTGTTGCATGTCGCGGCCGGCACCGCCACCAACGCGACCCACCCGATGCTCTCGCGCGTGCTGTTGGCCGACGAGCCGGGCCGCCGATATTCCGGCGCGCTGATGGGGCTGGAGATTGCCCAACAGGCCATGCCGACGACCAGTGTCGTGGTCATCGATGAGGTCGAGCCTGGCGAAAATAACCGCGGCGAAGGCACGCTCGCGCTAACCCGGGCATTCATGGCGGCTGGCATCCCGGCCGTCGTCGGAACGCTGCCGGGCGCCGACGAAGCAGCCGCCCGCGAATTGATGGTGGGCTTTCATCGCCAGATGTCCACGGGCATCTCCGCTGAGCGGGCCCTCGCCACTCTCCAACGCAACGTACTGCACAGTAACGGCCGTCGACTCGGCGCTTGGAGTGCGTTGGTGCTATACGGCTCCGATCGATAG
- a CDS encoding SGNH/GDSL hydrolase family protein, which translates to MVFAQDRVVPKAAAILIGAAALLLALADAPVAHRYADTDLIAIVLSLVIGATAVITALGPGRLWFALARRWPHIALGLTVSAVTAAIALVAAEYTTRWLYRDITTTSDDRGYFSHRWQRTALSLNTHGFRDREFPEGKPAGVFRVAVLGDSFAYGNGIAAGQRFSDLVRGALPSGVEILNFGVPGHNTPELVSELRSRVVRFAPDFVLVQWFVNDVEGDNRERPRYQPLLPFPAAHEWLHESSAAYTLFDTWWTRRQVAGLSGTSYAGYMRARFGDPQSEAARLDRQALRALVAEAEDRHIQIGFVLFPDIAYELGDAYPFTFLHERMQAFCAERGLTCLDLRPDFAGVRNRPSLWANRLDTHPGALANVIAATRIVQTFEPHWPGQRR; encoded by the coding sequence GTGGTGTTCGCGCAAGACCGCGTCGTGCCCAAGGCGGCGGCCATCCTGATTGGCGCCGCGGCCCTGCTGCTCGCCCTCGCCGACGCGCCGGTGGCCCACCGGTATGCAGATACCGACCTGATCGCAATCGTGCTATCGCTGGTGATCGGCGCCACGGCGGTCATCACCGCGTTAGGGCCCGGACGGCTGTGGTTCGCGCTGGCGCGGCGGTGGCCGCACATCGCCCTTGGCCTCACGGTCAGCGCCGTCACCGCCGCCATTGCCCTGGTGGCGGCGGAGTACACGACGAGGTGGCTGTATCGCGACATCACCACCACGTCGGACGACCGCGGGTATTTCTCCCATCGCTGGCAGCGCACGGCGCTGTCGCTCAACACCCACGGGTTTCGCGATCGTGAGTTTCCCGAGGGCAAACCGGCGGGTGTCTTCCGCGTGGCGGTGCTCGGTGATTCGTTCGCCTACGGCAACGGCATCGCCGCCGGGCAACGGTTTTCGGATCTCGTGCGGGGTGCGCTGCCATCCGGCGTCGAGATCCTCAATTTCGGGGTGCCGGGACACAACACGCCGGAGCTCGTCTCGGAGTTGCGCTCGCGCGTCGTCCGCTTCGCGCCCGACTTCGTGCTGGTCCAGTGGTTCGTCAACGACGTGGAGGGCGACAACCGCGAGCGGCCCCGCTACCAGCCCTTGCTGCCCTTCCCTGCCGCGCATGAGTGGCTGCACGAGTCATCCGCGGCCTACACCTTGTTCGACACCTGGTGGACCCGCCGCCAGGTCGCCGGCCTCTCGGGCACGTCGTACGCGGGCTACATGCGCGCCAGGTTCGGTGACCCACAGAGCGAGGCAGCGCGGCTGGACCGGCAGGCCCTGCGCGCCCTCGTTGCCGAAGCGGAAGACCGGCACATCCAGATCGGGTTTGTGCTCTTCCCCGACATTGCCTACGAGCTTGGGGACGCGTATCCGTTCACGTTTCTCCATGAGCGAATGCAGGCCTTCTGCGCCGAGCGCGGGCTGACCTGCCTGGATCTTCGTCCCGACTTCGCGGGCGTGCGGAACCGGCCGTCGCTGTGGGCCAACCGGCTCGACACGCATCCGGGCGCGCTCGCCAACGTCATCGCCGCCACCCGCATCGTCCAAACCTTTGAACCCCACTGGCCAGGCCAACGCCGATAG
- a CDS encoding response regulator, with translation MLVAGVDIGLPQHLLNQLWGAVGHGELPHAYYVDLPPAPPRPEPVAAQPANVTVLPTKLADPTSAAAIAERPPLEIPDIPLTSNPLTAPNDDSRPKAPQAELKPIGIKKTVVVVDDDPMMLDVLARILQRENFELIMANGGPEIIKKLSEHSGDVDLLVTDYAMPDMQGRELADHVRQRFPSVKVLYQTGFSDMLFENRMELEDGAAFLEKPFTARGLREAARLVLFGSINP, from the coding sequence GTGCTCGTCGCCGGCGTGGACATCGGCTTGCCGCAACACCTGCTCAATCAACTGTGGGGAGCCGTCGGACACGGCGAGTTGCCGCACGCGTACTACGTTGACCTGCCGCCCGCGCCGCCGCGTCCGGAGCCGGTGGCCGCCCAGCCGGCGAACGTCACCGTGCTGCCGACGAAGCTGGCCGACCCGACCTCAGCCGCCGCGATTGCGGAGCGCCCGCCGCTCGAGATCCCCGACATCCCGCTGACCTCGAACCCATTGACGGCGCCCAACGACGACTCGCGCCCGAAGGCGCCCCAGGCGGAACTCAAGCCCATCGGCATCAAGAAGACCGTCGTCGTGGTGGACGACGACCCGATGATGCTCGACGTGCTGGCGCGCATCCTGCAGCGTGAGAACTTCGAGCTGATCATGGCCAACGGTGGTCCTGAAATCATCAAGAAGCTCAGCGAGCATTCCGGTGACGTCGATCTGCTGGTCACCGACTACGCCATGCCAGACATGCAGGGCCGGGAACTGGCCGACCATGTGCGCCAGCGCTTTCCGTCGGTGAAAGTGCTCTACCAGACCGGCTTCAGCGACATGCTGTTCGAAAACCGCATGGAGCTGGAAGATGGCGCCGCGTTCCTCGAGAAGCCGTTCACCGCGCGCGGCCTGCGCGAAGCGGCCCGGCTGGTACTGTTCGGCTCGATCAACCCGTAA
- a CDS encoding GGDEF domain-containing protein: MARADEWFKAPACGVFAADLDGQVVGLSSKGMGPALTPAAIGVARWVMAHGRELASADLRKDPRAAGAAGAVLAWPLRCRAQTVAALVVAERQAASSAPQLTPAVGQLLGVMLEGPAQALDNALRLRRSEALSVTDDLTQLYNSRYLNQVLRREAKRASRSGRPLSLLFVDLDGFKGVNDNHGHQAGSTALVEAAAVIRRCARETDMVARFGGDEFAIVLPDTGSEGAVAVGDRVRERVAAHPFLAGNGLNLRLTASVGVATLPDVAASAEELVRAADMAMYQVKDSGKNGVRIAQAE, translated from the coding sequence GTGGCCCGTGCAGACGAGTGGTTCAAGGCGCCGGCGTGCGGGGTGTTCGCGGCCGACCTCGACGGACAAGTCGTGGGCCTGTCGTCAAAGGGCATGGGGCCGGCGCTCACGCCCGCGGCGATCGGTGTGGCGCGCTGGGTGATGGCGCACGGGCGTGAACTCGCGTCGGCGGACCTCCGGAAAGACCCGAGGGCGGCCGGCGCCGCTGGCGCCGTGCTGGCGTGGCCGCTCCGCTGCCGGGCGCAAACCGTGGCCGCGCTGGTGGTCGCCGAACGGCAGGCGGCGTCGTCGGCGCCGCAACTGACACCGGCCGTTGGCCAGTTGCTCGGGGTGATGCTGGAAGGCCCCGCGCAGGCGCTCGACAACGCCCTGCGGCTGCGGCGGTCCGAGGCGCTGTCGGTTACCGACGACCTGACGCAGCTCTACAACTCGCGGTACCTGAACCAGGTGCTGCGGCGTGAAGCCAAGCGCGCGTCGCGTTCGGGCCGTCCTCTTTCACTGCTGTTCGTGGATCTGGATGGGTTCAAGGGCGTCAACGACAACCACGGGCACCAGGCCGGCAGCACGGCACTGGTCGAGGCCGCCGCCGTGATCCGGCGGTGCGCCCGTGAAACCGACATGGTCGCCCGCTTTGGTGGCGACGAATTTGCAATCGTCCTGCCCGACACGGGGTCGGAGGGTGCCGTGGCGGTTGGTGATCGTGTGCGGGAGCGCGTGGCGGCTCATCCGTTCCTGGCTGGGAACGGCTTGAACCTGCGGCTGACCGCCTCAGTTGGCGTGGCGACCTTGCCCGACGTCGCTGCGTCTGCTGAAGAGTTGGTGCGTGCGGCCGATATGGCGATGTACCAAGTCAAGGATTCGGGTAAAAACGGGGTTCGCATCGCCCAAGCCGAATAG
- a CDS encoding peptidylprolyl isomerase, protein MTMLDRMRRHKGWLKWSLALVVLTFVVFYIPDFLTTPTGAAPSEVLADVEGEPILVGTFTRRYNAQVTAYRNAYGAQMNDQLLKQLGIDRQILQQLVDEEAMVAESRKQGITVSDVEIRERILALPGFQENGKFVGEQRYRQILQFQNPPLSTTEFETSLRRALLIEKLRTALTGWMSVSDADIAAEFRKRNEKVKLDVVPVTADAFKSQVTVTDAELVPYFEKTKDKYRIGEKRKIKYAIVNVDQVRATVTVPEAEIAAFYQQNLTQYQSPAQVRASHILFKLEGKDEKTVQALAADVLKKAKTPGADFAALARQYSEDDTNNTNGGDLDYFGRGRMVAEFEQAAFAMKAGEISNLVKTAFGFHIIKVVDNKPDATRALAEVRAEIEDQLKWQKAQAEAEQIAKSLEATTKTPADLDKVAKERGLTVVETGLIASDEAIQGVGAQPELSGRVFGMKEGEVTPAMRVATGWVFATVTGRQDSYVPKLDEVKARVADDVRQEKAAELAKQRATAIAADLKNAKDFAAAAKRAGLEVKTTELIARGTAIPDLGISEAVDAAAFALPQGGVSDAISTPAGTAVIRVAEKVSVTDAEIEAGKDVLRDELVNTRRDKFFGAYMQKAKTGLKIAIREDTLARVVGGV, encoded by the coding sequence ATGACGATGCTCGACCGGATGCGGAGACACAAGGGCTGGCTCAAGTGGAGCCTGGCGTTGGTCGTCTTGACCTTCGTGGTCTTTTACATCCCAGACTTTCTGACCACCCCCACCGGCGCGGCGCCCAGCGAAGTGCTGGCCGACGTGGAAGGCGAGCCCATTCTCGTGGGCACGTTCACGAGGCGGTACAACGCGCAAGTCACGGCGTACCGCAACGCTTACGGCGCGCAGATGAACGACCAGTTGCTCAAGCAGCTCGGCATCGACCGCCAGATCCTGCAGCAGCTCGTGGACGAAGAGGCCATGGTCGCCGAGTCGCGCAAGCAGGGCATCACCGTCAGCGACGTCGAGATTCGCGAGCGCATCCTCGCGCTGCCCGGCTTCCAGGAAAACGGCAAGTTCGTCGGCGAGCAGCGCTACCGGCAGATCCTGCAGTTCCAGAACCCGCCGCTGTCGACCACCGAGTTCGAGACCAGCCTGCGCCGCGCGCTGCTGATCGAGAAGCTGCGGACCGCGCTCACCGGCTGGATGTCGGTCAGCGACGCCGACATCGCCGCCGAGTTCCGCAAGCGGAACGAGAAGGTCAAGCTCGACGTCGTGCCGGTCACGGCCGACGCGTTCAAGAGCCAGGTCACGGTGACCGACGCGGAACTGGTCCCCTACTTCGAGAAGACCAAGGACAAGTACCGCATCGGCGAGAAGCGCAAGATCAAGTACGCGATCGTCAACGTCGATCAGGTCCGCGCCACGGTCACCGTGCCCGAGGCCGAGATCGCCGCGTTCTACCAGCAGAACCTGACGCAGTACCAATCCCCCGCGCAGGTGCGCGCCAGTCACATCCTGTTCAAGCTCGAAGGCAAGGACGAAAAGACGGTGCAGGCGCTGGCCGCAGACGTGCTGAAGAAAGCCAAGACCCCGGGTGCCGACTTCGCCGCGCTGGCCAGGCAGTACTCCGAGGACGACACCAACAACACCAACGGCGGCGACCTGGATTACTTCGGCCGCGGCCGCATGGTGGCGGAATTCGAACAGGCCGCGTTCGCGATGAAGGCCGGCGAGATCAGCAACCTGGTCAAGACCGCGTTCGGCTTCCACATCATCAAGGTGGTGGACAACAAGCCCGACGCCACGCGCGCGCTGGCCGAGGTCCGCGCCGAGATCGAGGATCAGCTGAAGTGGCAGAAGGCGCAGGCCGAGGCCGAGCAGATCGCCAAGTCGCTCGAAGCCACCACCAAGACGCCGGCCGACCTCGACAAGGTCGCCAAGGAGCGCGGCCTGACGGTGGTGGAGACCGGCCTGATCGCGTCGGACGAGGCGATCCAGGGCGTCGGCGCGCAGCCGGAACTGTCGGGGCGCGTGTTCGGCATGAAAGAAGGCGAAGTGACGCCCGCCATGCGCGTGGCCACCGGCTGGGTGTTCGCGACCGTGACCGGCCGGCAGGATTCGTACGTGCCCAAGCTGGATGAGGTCAAGGCGCGGGTGGCGGATGACGTGCGCCAGGAGAAGGCCGCGGAGCTGGCCAAACAGCGCGCCACCGCGATCGCCGCCGACCTGAAGAACGCGAAAGACTTCGCCGCCGCCGCCAAGCGCGCCGGCCTCGAAGTGAAGACCACCGAGTTGATCGCGCGCGGGACGGCCATTCCGGACCTCGGCATCAGCGAAGCGGTCGACGCCGCCGCCTTCGCGCTGCCCCAGGGTGGCGTCAGCGACGCGATTTCCACGCCGGCCGGCACCGCCGTCATCCGCGTGGCGGAGAAAGTCAGCGTCACCGACGCCGAGATTGAAGCCGGCAAGGACGTGCTGCGCGATGAGCTGGTGAACACGCGCCGCGACAAGTTCTTCGGCGCCTACATGCAGAAGGCGAAGACGGGCCTGAAGATCGCCATCCGCGAGGACACGCTGGCGCGGGTGGTGGGCGGGGTCTAG